The genomic window CGACTCTCTCTACTGGTTCAAGGCGGCTCGCTCTGCTCGCCGCGGCGTCCGGCCGACCTGCGCGCCGCCGCTCATGCCTTCGTCCCGCTTCGGCGCGCAAGCCGGCCGGACGCCGCGCAATGAACTCCGAACCAGAGAGGCTTTGAGGCTCCGCCCTCCACCCCGGCCCTCCCTCGGAGGGGACTCGACCCAGAACTTGAGTCGGCTTACGGGCCAGAAGTTCGAGGCCTCGCGTGGTCCCCTCCTCGATCAGGCACCGAAGGCGTACCAGTCACCTTCAAGGAGCTCGCGAGAGTCGCTCGACCGAGGAGGGAAGCACTCGCTCCGCATCGAAACCCAGCTAATCGATTCTGACGAACACCTTCGAAGCACGACAGCACCTGGAATAATGCTCATCTTGCATCAGTCTGCATAGACGTGACTACCAGGGAGCTGACGTGGACAAAGTGGCATCCGCACATGTTACTGGCTTGTTCGGCTCGGTAAATCATTCAGTTGATTTCTCTGCGGACCACGCCGTAACCATCATCGCGGGCCCGAATGGGTGCGGGAAGACTCATTTGTTGCGCCTGATCTATGCCATTACCGCATATGATCTCAACTCTCTAGCCCGAACCCCCTTCAATACTCTGGAATTGACTCTACGAAGCAAGAAACGTATCAAGCTCAAGAAAACCACCACCGAAGAAGGGGTAGTTACTTTTGAATTCTCCGGCAAGGATGTCCGCGGTCGCCCATATAGCCCGTATAAATTCCCCTACTCCGAGGTGGCCGACGAAAGGGAGCTGCCTCCATGGATCACACAGACAATGGACGGAACTTGGTATGACGCGCGCGCCGAAAGAGTGGTAACCGCCGAGTTCATTCGACGGAGATACGGAGTATCCATTGAAACCCATGACGTAAGAATCCCGCAGCAGTTCTCTTGGTTGAGATACTTCTTCTCTGGCTCATCAGCCATTTTCATTGATACCCAGAGACTTGATGCTGGTCCACTGCGAAAATCCTCTCAAGATTCTTCTATGCGGCGCACGGGGGATGCGGCTCCCGTAGCCTCACGCATCAGCCAATATATGGAGCAAATCAAAGCACAGATCACGGAAGCCCGGCGATCATCCCTAGCAGCGTCACAAGACGCGGACCAGAGCTTCGCAGAACGGGTACTCGAGAAGGCCCGCACGACCATCAAAGAAAAGGACCTAAAGGAAAGATATCAGAAAATCGCCGACCAGCAAGCCGAGTTGCATGAGAATGGCCTGAGCGCTCAGCTTATGGCCGTAGCCTTCCCTGACAGTAGAACTAACCCTACTGAGCGAAGGATCTTGAATGTATTCTTGGACGACTGGGAGAAAAGGCTGACACCTCTCCTCCCAGTCAATGGCAAGCTGAAGGCGCTCCGAAAAATCGTGGAAGAGAAGTTCGTAGGTAAGGAGATGCTACTAGATCCCCGAGGGGGCGTTAGATTCTATTCGAAAAATACAAAAACCCCCCTCCGTGTGAGCTCCCTCTCGTCCGGAGAACAGCATCTACTTGCCGTCTTCACCCTCCTCCTCTTCTCGGCAGACAGCGGTTCCTTGGTTCTGATTGACGAGCCAGAGATTTCGATGCATGCCGCTTGGAAGCACGACTTTCTATCCGATATCTCCGAAGTGGCGGACATCAATGATCTCCAGATTGTGCTGGCCACGCATTCCAGCTCAATTATCAATGGCCAGTGGGGGCTCGTACAGGAGATCGGCGTAGCGGAATGACTATAAAGAGCATCCGAGAGTACGACAGACTGGCCGATAGGATCCGTCTGCACAGGCAGATAGATAAGAATCCTGTGATAATCGTGGAGGGACCTTCAGACGTATTGATGCTCAATAGAGCATTCCCTCACGAGTGGACCTATTTCCCTGCAGGGACTCGGCCTGTCGCACTGCAGGCGGTGCGTGAACTCCACGGCTGGAACACGCAAAAGTTCATCGGAGTAGTCGACCGGGATTTTGACGACGACGTGCAGGAGTGCGAAAAGCAGGGGCTCCCTCTTTTGCCCTACGAGAACGCCGATATCGAAGCCATGCTGGCTAACGGCAAAGCGTACCTGGCATTGCTGAATGAGCTCGGAAGCTCAGAAAAGATCAGCAAGGGCGGAGGTACCAGGGCGATTTTGCAGATCGCACAGAAAACGGTCGAGCCTATCGCATTACTTCGCCGAGCCAACTTCGAGAACCAGTGGGGTCTAGCTTTCGACGAAGTCGATGTGGCCTCAAAGATTGACCCTAAGACGCTGAAATTGAAGTTGCAGCCTTACTGTGCTGCACTAAGCGCAACGGTATCCAACGATCCTTCACAAAGCATACTGCTTGATTACGCCACTGGAAAAAAGACCCCGTCTTATATCCCTTCATGCCCCCGCGGCTCGGAACCGTACTATCGCGGAAGGGATCTCTTGGCAGTCACTGGCGTTGCCCTTCGAGCGCTTGCAGGATCCTGTGCGCGAAACATTACTGATGCCGAGCATCTCGCGAAGGTTCTTCGACTTACGGCTACGGCATTCATATATCACTCTAAATGGGGGAGCGAGCTAGTGGAACGCTTGGGGGCGAATTCTCCCGTGAAGCAATAACAGGGGCTCTTTGAGGCGGGCCCGCCTTAAACGACGCCACAAGCCGGTAGCGTGGCTGAGACCGGTGGGGGTGCAGCGAGGCATACGCGCGCCTGATCGGCTGACGCACCCGCCGTCGTGGCTGGCTGTCGTCGGCTGAGGTTCGTGCCACAACCGTGCCAGATGCAGGGGTCACCCACGGTCAACGAAGGTGCTCTGCGGTCGACTCTTCGGATACTCAGCAGGTACCGAAGAGCCAGATCAGCGGCGTGATTCTCCAGCCTCTCTCCTAAAGCGGGTGTCGCAGGTTCGAAATCCTGCCGGGGGCACCAGTTCAGAAGGGGGCTACCTCCGAAATTTCGGAGGTAGCCCCCTTCTGGCATCCAGATCTGGCCCCTAACTGGTTGGCACGAGTGCGACCGGGCGGACCGCGGTGAAGTCCTGGAACGCGTCGCGGGTGGCGGACAGCAAGAGCAGCCACTCGTCGCAGCCCTGCCACGGATAGAGGTCGCCGCCACCTCCACGCACCACCCGCGGTCCGTCGCCGGTGCGGGGGCGTGCGTCCGCCGGCGCGTCCGTGAAATGCGGGATCCACACATCGGCGCAGATCTCGTTCGCCGACCCCATCGCCGCCAACCCGAAGGCGTTCTCAGCCGAGGCAGTGCGCTCCTCGTCGGCAAAGTCGTCGAGCACCTGATCCTCGTCCGGCCTCCCGTCCCCGCGGAAGGTCAGAGTGGTCGTACCTGCCCGTGCCGCGTACTCCCACTCCGCCTCGCTGGGCAGCCGGAAGGGCAACGCCCCGAGCAGGTCGTCCAAATCGTCCTCGAAGCGGGCCGTGCTTGAATTTGATTCGGCGAAGCTGTCCTCGTACTCGGGCAGCCAGTGCCGTGCTTGCGCCACCGTGAGCGGATGTCGGGCGATCAAGAACGGCTCGACCCGCACTTCTCGTACCGGCCGGGCCTGGACAGCACCGGCGAAGAACGCTTCGAGGTCGTCATCGGCGCCGTCGGACCGCTCAATGGCACGAACTGCGTCCAGTTCCGCGTCGGACAGGCCCATCGTGAACGTCCCACCGGGGACAGCCCGGAAGACGACTCCGGAAGGGGTGTGCCGCCAAGCCGGTCGACCGGCCACGATCTCTTGAGCCCACATGGTGCCGGACGCTAGCAGCCGAGCATCCCGGACGAGGGAGTGGGCCCGGGAAGGGAATGTGGTCAGTTGATCACCTCCTGGACGCCGCAGCTCCGCACCACTACCGCACCAGATCGAGCGGGGAACAGCGGGGAATCACGGTGAAAGCCGACGGCACCTGCGAAGTGCAAGGTCAGCCATCAATGCAGGTCAGCGCCCGATTCAGCCTCGAATGATCGCAGCTTCCCAAGCTGAGTGCCCAATCGTGCCCGGCGATAGCCAAGGGCACGGTGGACCTTGGCCCAGCTGGTCGGATCCGCCTCACAGCTCCTCGCTACGATCCCTGCCCATGGACAGCAAGGGCGGGGATCCCTCACACCAGCACACGGACTCCGGTACGGCCGTGGAGTTCGTCTACAGGCCAACGGCAGCGGACTTCGAAGAGGCGCTCCGTGCACGAGCTCGTCGGTCACCGTCGGGGCGGGCCCAGGCACTCATGGCGCCGCTCGTGGCGCTCATCGCCGTGAGCGTCTTCTCGGTTCTCCAGGATGCCCCGCTGCCCGTGTGGATCATCTCGCTGGTACTCGCCGTGCCGGTTGCGTTCTGGGGCACTGTGCGAGGGCTGCGCACCATGGCCCGCCGGATGTTCAGCATCGTGGAGCCGTACGGGCGGTGCCGCATGGTGGCCGACGACCACGGCGCGGTCAGCACCGGCGAGCGGGTGTCCTTCACCGTGGACTGGACGGTGTTCCGGGAGTACCTGGAGACGCCCGGGCTCTTCGTGCTGCTGAGTGGCGACCGCGCGGCCGGAGTCGCGGTGCTGCCCAAGCGGGGCGCCCAGGACCGCGGGGACGTTGACCGGCTTCGGGCGATCCTGGACCGGAACCTGAAGCGGCTCTAGACGAAGGTCTGTGAGCCTGCACGGGAGGTATCTCCCGCCAGGGACCGCTCAGTTTCCGTCTCATTCTGTTGCGTTCACGGCCGTTCAACGGAGACTACGAGGCCGACTCACGTTGGCGATCAACCTTGGAGAACCCAGGTGAACGCCCCAGCACACAGCCCTCCACTCCACCACCACAGTTGGAAAGCGTGCACTTGGTGCTGACTCGGCGTACGGGTCGCGTCGGTGCTCAGTCCCACCTGTCTAGGTCGTGCGTTCGTGGTTGTGGGAGGTCG from Streptomyces sp. DSM 40750 includes these protein-coding regions:
- a CDS encoding ATP-binding protein; amino-acid sequence: MDKVASAHVTGLFGSVNHSVDFSADHAVTIIAGPNGCGKTHLLRLIYAITAYDLNSLARTPFNTLELTLRSKKRIKLKKTTTEEGVVTFEFSGKDVRGRPYSPYKFPYSEVADERELPPWITQTMDGTWYDARAERVVTAEFIRRRYGVSIETHDVRIPQQFSWLRYFFSGSSAIFIDTQRLDAGPLRKSSQDSSMRRTGDAAPVASRISQYMEQIKAQITEARRSSLAASQDADQSFAERVLEKARTTIKEKDLKERYQKIADQQAELHENGLSAQLMAVAFPDSRTNPTERRILNVFLDDWEKRLTPLLPVNGKLKALRKIVEEKFVGKEMLLDPRGGVRFYSKNTKTPLRVSSLSSGEQHLLAVFTLLLFSADSGSLVLIDEPEISMHAAWKHDFLSDISEVADINDLQIVLATHSSSIINGQWGLVQEIGVAE
- a CDS encoding DUF4435 domain-containing protein, with translation MTIKSIREYDRLADRIRLHRQIDKNPVIIVEGPSDVLMLNRAFPHEWTYFPAGTRPVALQAVRELHGWNTQKFIGVVDRDFDDDVQECEKQGLPLLPYENADIEAMLANGKAYLALLNELGSSEKISKGGGTRAILQIAQKTVEPIALLRRANFENQWGLAFDEVDVASKIDPKTLKLKLQPYCAALSATVSNDPSQSILLDYATGKKTPSYIPSCPRGSEPYYRGRDLLAVTGVALRALAGSCARNITDAEHLAKVLRLTATAFIYHSKWGSELVERLGANSPVKQ
- a CDS encoding formylglycine-generating enzyme family protein produces the protein MWAQEIVAGRPAWRHTPSGVVFRAVPGGTFTMGLSDAELDAVRAIERSDGADDDLEAFFAGAVQARPVREVRVEPFLIARHPLTVAQARHWLPEYEDSFAESNSSTARFEDDLDDLLGALPFRLPSEAEWEYAARAGTTTLTFRGDGRPDEDQVLDDFADEERTASAENAFGLAAMGSANEICADVWIPHFTDAPADARPRTGDGPRVVRGGGGDLYPWQGCDEWLLLLSATRDAFQDFTAVRPVALVPTS
- a CDS encoding YcxB family protein, with the protein product MDSKGGDPSHQHTDSGTAVEFVYRPTAADFEEALRARARRSPSGRAQALMAPLVALIAVSVFSVLQDAPLPVWIISLVLAVPVAFWGTVRGLRTMARRMFSIVEPYGRCRMVADDHGAVSTGERVSFTVDWTVFREYLETPGLFVLLSGDRAAGVAVLPKRGAQDRGDVDRLRAILDRNLKRL